The Macrobrachium nipponense isolate FS-2020 chromosome 1, ASM1510439v2, whole genome shotgun sequence genome includes a window with the following:
- the LOC135218959 gene encoding trichohyalin-like, giving the protein METARVYGYNASYIMITTYCFLLLVLYFLCCDMYASICEDCVTLFGSQQINVGVHDIISSYDIAVSRNPEIFEEQPSSIDASRFALAIPGMALLAGLALAAFCCYQIKGSRVDDPEEIVSLEDSMETERSNDSEDDADLDNDDDLDTEIDDDEDSLELEDEEDTDLDNDDDLEPEMDDEARLVDSLEIKEIDDTEDELSTETDEEMSREEDLDNCEVAVTQMEHLWKDAQQEIELLRKQLLERDLLLEKKENDGKEMKSHFEKEINKRDEKIVNLLQQDEQFRGEKCLLEQDLRLARDQLETTERTKKDQMSKINSLENHLQEKDLFLKRRNEEESEMRRLFQQEIAEKERELEATSQKETELSLKLKESENTNELLDLENEEFCMMTEELRNVLAEKEKEVHLLKESLAFKTKELEEGQDQHEIIKRRVKEVEDDNSTLREKLRITEAENVNIQQILGDELQAMKNWVAELGRENAMSKEELEGKELEIMLLEESLEQKDTILQDVLHHWKDTEKLLEGAKEKEKEIEASLTTLEEELQKRNLQIEEFLTKEEQSRCEQQEFEDKLDLALHYAMELQTLLKDAEERERKIKEDLEEQRNKNHLLAKEKEEEETEIRRQHQERLRQKEKETEKQRECLEELQDNLESALRQEQSLERLLESKQEDLICLKKKESKAQLEVQRLLKDCDMLKEEIQLQEQNRMREEKRLREQLRTQEEALREHDKYMLMMFLHGTAQRNFQLEHIALEHGDVMIEEGKREKCTGGTIGRKDTGSEEDPCEKARETEEKQRKEYWNAQREKNEDYEKQWEGLKNIVEDVLHGDE; this is encoded by the coding sequence ATGGAGACAGCGAGAGTCTACGGGTATAACGCTTCATACATCATGATTACCACTTACTGCTTTTTGCTACTAGTGCTTTATTTCTTGTGCTGTGACATGTACGCTTCAATCTGTGAGGACTGTGTAACATTGTTTGGTTCTCAACAGATTAATGTTGGCGTACATGATATAATATCATCTTATGATATAGCGGTTTCTCGGAATCCTGAAATCTTTGAGGAACAACCCAGCAGCATTGATGCGTCTCGCTTTGCTCTCGCCATCCCTGGGATGGCACTGTTGGCGGGCTTGGCGCTCGCTGCTTTCTGTTGTTACCAGATTAAAGGATCCCGAGTTGACGACCCGGAAGAAATCGTTTCGCTAGAAGACAGCATGGAAACGGAACGCAGTAACGACAGTGAGGATGATGCAGACTTGGACAATGATGACGACCTGGACACCGAAATTGACGACGACGAAGACAGCCTGGAattggaagatgaagaagatacCGACCTGGACAATGATGACGACTTAGAACCCGAAATGGACGACGAGGCTAGGCTGGTAGACAGCCTCGAAATAAAGGAAATTGACGACACCGAAGATGAACTGAGCACCGAAACGGATGAAGAGATGAGCCGAGAAGAGGACTTGGATAATTGTGAAGTCGCCGTAACACAAATGGAACACCTCTGGAAAGATGCTCAGCAGGAGATCGAACTGCTCCGAAAGCAGCTACTGGAGAGAGATCTGctgcttgaaaagaaagaaaacgacggcaaggaaatgaaaagtcatttcgaaaaggaaataaataagagagaCGAAAAAATCGTCAACCTCCTCCAACAAGATGAACAATTCAGAGGTGAAAAGTGCCTGTTGGAACAGGATTTAAGATTGGCTCGAGATCAGCTGGAAACGACGGAAAGGACAAAGAAAGACCAGATGTCGAAAATAAACTCCCTGGAGAACCACCTGCAGGAAAAAGACCTCTTCCTCAAGAGGAGAAACGAGGAGGAGAGCGAGATGAGACGGCTCTTCCAGCAGGAGAtagctgaaaaagagagagagctggaggcCACCTCACAGAAGGAAACAGAACTCAGCCTGAAATTAAAGGAAAGTGAAAATACTAATGAGTTACTTGACTTGGAGAACGAAGAGTTCTGTATGATGACTGAAGAGTTGAGGAACGTTTtagctgagaaagagaaggaagtccACCTTCTGAAAGAATCCCTCGCCTTTAAAACTAAAGAATTAGAGGAAGGTCAAGACCAGCATGAAATAATAAAGAGACGAGTAAAGGAAGTTGAGGATGATAACTCGACTCTCAGAGAAAAGCTGAGGATCACTGAAGCGGAGAATGTTAACATTCAGCAGATATTAGGAGATGAGCTTCAAGCGATGAAGAACTGGGTGGCCGAACTAGGAAGAGAAAATGCAATGAGTAAAGAAGAGTTAGAAGGAAAGGAGCTAGAAATAATGTTACTGGAAGAATCTTTAGAACAGAAGGACACCATTCTGCAAGATGTCCTTCATCACTGGAAAGACACTGAAAAGTTGTTGGAAGGagcaaaggaaaaagagaaggagATTGAGGCTTCTCTAACGACCTTAGAAGAAGAACTCCAGAAGAGGAACCTTCAAATCGAAGAGTTCCTCACTAAAGAAGAACAGTCAAGGTGTGAACAACAAGAATTCGAGGATAAACTAGACCTAGCTCTCCATTATGCAATGGAGCTGCAGACGTTGCTAAAGGACGCAGAAGAAAGggagaggaaaatcaaagaaGATTTAGAAGAACAGAGGAATAAAAACCATCTGTTagctaaagaaaaggaagaagaagagactgAAATAAGAAGGCAACATCAGGAGAGACTGAggcaaaaggaaaaggaaacagaGAAGCAGCGTGAATGCCTGGAGGAACTCCAGGATAACTTGGAAAGCGCTCTGCGTCAAGAACAGAGCCTGGAACGCTTGCTGGAATCTAAACAAGAAGACCTCATCTgtttgaagaagaaggagagtaaAGCCCAGCTGGAAGTGCAGCGACTTCTCAAGGACTGCGATATGCTGAAAGAAGAGATTCAGCTACAGGAGCAGAATAGAATGAGAGAAGAAAAACGTCTCAGGGAGCAGCTAAGAACACAGGAGGAGGCTTTGAGGGAACATGACAAATACATGTTGATGATGTTTCTACATGGGACTGCTCAGAGGAATTTCCAGCTAGAACACATTGCGCTGGAACATGGAGACGTTATGAttgaagaaggaaagagagagaagtgcacAGGAGGAACAATAGGAAGGAAAGACACGGGGAGTGAGGAAGACCCCTGTGAGAAGGCCCGTGAGACAGAAGAGAAACAACGTAAGGAGTACTGGAATGCACAGCGGGAGAAAAACGAGGATTACGAGAAACAATGGGAGGGCCTCAAGAACATTGTGGAAGATGTTCTTCACGGAGATGAATAA